Proteins co-encoded in one Cricetulus griseus strain 17A/GY chromosome 1 unlocalized genomic scaffold, alternate assembly CriGri-PICRH-1.0 chr1_1, whole genome shotgun sequence genomic window:
- the Tacc1 gene encoding transforming acidic coiled-coil-containing protein 1 isoform X2: MAVTFEAFTEAGLKTREASRSKLRKPKPVSLRKKTAGGDASETEMIMEGLPFPKASSLSVPDEVAKNTYPSVLRGTRAQKSSLNLKEAAEALSNGTSGSGCELQEESRNSSVKLEYDFTEDGEHVEAKNDLPRKPTNKLMPNIRKDGISQPVDVEQPADPRVQDASLSQTSPKLDPSRWDHPNFNSSGNCPILQSSPPLSSKGSYHFDPDNFDESMDPFKPTTALTSSSFCSTTGNHVNEILESPKKAKSRLITSGCKVKKYETQSLDLDTCPQDEGAVISQISDISNRDGHATDEEKLASTSCSQKSAGAEVKGTEKETCQKTEKEESAGHIITKEIEANEWKKKYEETREEVLEMRKIVAEYENTIAQMIEDEQRTSMTSQKSFQQLTMEKEQALADLNSVERSLSDLFRRYENLKGVLEGFKKNEEALKKCAQDYLARVKQEEQRYQALKIHAEEKLDRANEEIAQVRSKAKAESAALHAGLRKEQMKVESLERALQQKNQEIEELTKICDELIAKLGKTD, from the exons ATGGCGGTTACATTTGAGGCCTTTACAGAGGCTGgtctgaagaccagagaagccaGCAGAAGCAAGCTAAGAAAACCCAAGCCTGTCTCCCTGAGGAAGAAGACAGCTGGAGGCGATGCCTCTGAAACTGAAATGATCATGGAAGGTTTGCCTTTCCCTAAGGCTTCCTCCCTGTCAGTTCCTGATGAAGTGGCTAAGAACACATATCCTAGCGTGCTGAGAGGTACCAGGGCCCAGAAATCTTCCCTTAACCTGAAAGAAGCTGCAGAAGCTCTCAGTAATGGCACTAGTGGCTCAGGGTGTGAGCTGCAGGAGGAGTCCAGGAACTCGTCTGTCAAACTTGAGTATGATTTTACAGAAGATGGGGAACATGTCGAGGCCAAGAATGACCTTCCAAGGAAACCTACTAACAAACTGATGCCGAACATACGGAAAGATGGCATCAGTCAGCCAGTAGATGTCGAACAGCCTGCAGACCCAAGAGTCCAAGATGCCTCACTCTCCCAAACATCTCCTAAGCTAGATCCTAGTAGATGGGATCACCCCAACTTTAATTCCTCTGGGAACTGCCCCATTCTGCAGAGctccccacccctctcctccAAAGGCTCCTACCACTTTGACCCAGATAACTTCGATGAGTCTATGGACCCCTTTAAGCCAACCACAGCTCTGACAAGCAGCAGCTTTTGTTCCACCACTGGTAATCATGTTAATGAAATCTTAGAGTCACCCAAGAAGGCAAAGTCGCGTTTAATAAC GAGTGGCTGCAAGGTGAAGAAATACGAAACTCAGTCTCTCGATTTGGATACATGTCCTCAG GACGAAGGAGCCGTGATCTCACAGATCTCAGACATTTCTAATAGGGACGGCCACGCTACTGATGAGGAGAAACTGGCGTCCACATCCTGCAGTCAGAAATCAGCTGGGGCAGAGGTGAAAG GCACAGAGAAGGAGACATgccagaagacagagaaagaggagtcaGCTGGGCAT ATAATCACTAAAGAGATTGAAGCAAacgaatggaagaaaaaatacgAAGAGACCCGAGAAGAAGTCTTGGAGATGAG gaaaatTGTGGCCGAATATGAAAATACCATTGCTCAAATGATTG AAGACGAACAGAGGACAAGCATGACCTCTCAGAAGAGTTTCCAGCAGCTGACGATGGAGAAGGAGCAGGCCTTGGCTGACCTCAACTCTGTGGAAAGGTCCCTTTCTGATCTCTTCAGGAGATACGAAAACCTGAAAGGCGTGCTAGAAGGGTTCAAGAAG aatGAAGAAGCCTTGAAAAAATGTGCTCAGGATTACTTAGCTAGAGTTAAGCAAGAAGAGCAGCGATACCAGGCCCTGAAGATTCATGCAGAGGAAAAGCTGGACAG agCCAACGAAGAGATTGCTCAGGTTCGCTCAAAGGCAAAGGCCGAGAGTGCTGCTCTCCATGCTGGACTCCGGAAGGAGCAGATGAAGGTGGAGTCCCTGGAAAGGGCCCTTCAGCAGAAG AATCAAGAAATTGAAGAACTGACAAAAATCTGTGACGAGCTGATCGCAAAGCTGGGAAAGACCGACTGA